One segment of Rhodothermales bacterium DNA contains the following:
- the purB gene encoding adenylosuccinate lyase, producing the protein MIDRYSRPEMTALWSEQAQFEAWLEVELAACAAWSEIGVIPKEDVEKLYANATFDIARIHEIEESTRHDVVAFTRAVSESLGDERKWVHYGLTSSDVVDTAWSVRIKKANAFLLEALDALIEVVARRANEHRHTLMMGRTHGVHAEPTTFGLKMALYHAELRRNRDRFVRAAEDMRVGKVSGSVGTFAHVPTDIERLTCERLGLEAAPISTQVLQRDRHAHYLSVLALTGATLEKMAVEIRGLQKSEVREVEEAFRKGQKGSSSMPHKRNPIGSENITGCARLLRGYMVSAYENVPLWHERDISHSSVERVIIPDATTILHYALTRFTGLVDNLVVYPENMRRNMQRTHGLYNSQRLLNALIDKGLMREAAYDMVQPCTALAWDEERPFREIVLADAAIRGQLSEREIEAVFDDAYHLKRVDEIFERVGL; encoded by the coding sequence ATGATTGACCGCTATTCCCGTCCCGAAATGACCGCCCTCTGGAGTGAACAGGCTCAATTCGAGGCCTGGCTCGAGGTGGAACTGGCCGCCTGTGCGGCGTGGTCCGAAATCGGTGTCATTCCGAAGGAGGACGTGGAAAAGCTCTACGCGAACGCCACGTTCGACATTGCCCGCATCCATGAGATCGAAGAGTCCACGCGGCACGATGTCGTGGCGTTCACGCGGGCCGTTTCCGAGTCCCTGGGCGATGAACGCAAGTGGGTGCATTACGGCCTGACGTCGTCCGATGTGGTCGATACGGCATGGTCCGTACGCATAAAAAAGGCAAATGCATTCCTGCTGGAGGCCCTCGATGCGCTCATTGAAGTCGTTGCCCGCCGGGCCAACGAGCATCGGCACACCCTCATGATGGGTCGCACGCACGGCGTGCATGCCGAACCCACGACGTTCGGGCTGAAAATGGCCCTTTACCACGCCGAGTTGCGCCGGAACCGGGATCGGTTCGTGCGGGCAGCCGAAGACATGCGGGTCGGCAAGGTATCGGGATCGGTGGGTACGTTTGCCCACGTCCCCACGGACATCGAGCGATTGACGTGCGAGCGGCTGGGCCTGGAGGCCGCCCCCATTTCCACACAGGTGTTGCAGCGGGACCGGCACGCGCACTACCTGTCTGTGCTGGCCTTGACAGGCGCGACCCTCGAGAAAATGGCCGTTGAAATCCGGGGCCTCCAGAAATCCGAGGTGCGCGAGGTGGAGGAAGCGTTCCGTAAGGGACAGAAGGGCTCCTCGTCCATGCCGCACAAACGAAACCCCATTGGCAGCGAGAACATTACCGGATGCGCCCGCCTGCTCCGGGGGTACATGGTGTCCGCCTACGAGAATGTGCCGCTGTGGCACGAGCGGGATATTTCCCATTCGTCCGTCGAACGGGTCATCATTCCCGATGCCACCACCATCCTGCATTACGCCCTGACGCGTTTCACCGGACTGGTGGACAACCTGGTCGTCTATCCGGAAAACATGCGCCGCAACATGCAGCGCACCCACGGCCTGTACAACAGTCAGCGTTTGTTGAACGCGCTGATTGACAAGGGGCTCATGCGGGAGGCGGCCTATGACATGGTCCAGCCCTGTACGGCACTGGCGTGGGATGAGGAGCGTCCGTTCCGCGAGATCGTGCTGGCGGACGCAGCCATTCGAGGGCAGCTGTCGGAAAGAGAAATCGAAGCCGTTTTCGACGACGCCTACCACCTGAAACGGGTGGACGAAATCTTCGAACGGGTAGGGCTGTAG
- a CDS encoding protein kinase yields MMTGSTLSHYQILHELGRGGMGVVYKAQDTKLDRMVAIKVLPPGALSTDDDRARFYREAKAAAALNHPHIAQIYEIDEVDGTPFIAMEFIDGPMLSEEVKRGPMKLEDVIRIALQIAGALGAAHAKDIVHRDIKSANIMLAGDGAVKVLDFGLAKTQQSTQLTRMGSTLGTVAYMSPEQARGDEVDGRTDLYSLGTVIYEMVAGRLPFGGEYEQAVVYGILNEMPEPLTAVRTGVPMELERIVFKALAKDKEIRYQTASGIIADLKALAIGASGVSRRSVPAMSGVASPSGVSAAPASAIETSIPRGASAPAASRLPVWIWAALPILLVAGLAIGWKVGPVGTDSNTSSAVLRARLHLPDAGSPLRADITPDNRFVFYAAVNPTRILAYDLATATIREVERSANGVRPHVSPDGRWVYFFNNTEARWWRAPVSGGVAAPVIGGETNRLMSPGFTAAGGFVFTDSTWGLSGVDENGRVTKIADLDTLDGPTGLFNLVTAPGGSFSLYTTLAPGLVPVRVTKLEDDKDATEYLPSVYAHAITPTGHLLTIQEALSAPSPQTYATPINLKTGAVEGATVALGARSFPAVVSPSGVLVYEELGDQSGQSVPSTLYRISSTGNPERQATLPGAMSSEFSISGDGSRVVVSAIPELRQQADVYIMDLERETVTRLTREGGYDLPVWGAGDRTVYFDQQRADGWVILRRNADGSGANEVILPDIPDIGDQALTPDGRYMVFNNGPLDLYVHDFQTESTRLVLDVAENLTKPTLSPDGTYVAFLRGGSSWCGSLEVVSLDGTGEPIQIVEQGCMPKWSPDGSAIFSEYQGTITRTPVTTEPTFRQLGPSEVVFTGPSGFQTGTDGALYFDVDAGGNVWVAYPESQGERGEIWLVVNWFEELNRLAPRDLK; encoded by the coding sequence ATGATGACCGGAAGTACGCTTTCCCACTACCAGATCCTACACGAATTGGGCCGTGGAGGCATGGGCGTTGTCTACAAGGCCCAGGACACCAAGCTGGACCGAATGGTCGCCATCAAGGTGCTGCCTCCCGGAGCGCTGTCGACCGATGACGACCGGGCCCGCTTCTACCGGGAAGCCAAAGCGGCAGCGGCGCTGAACCACCCCCACATCGCACAGATCTATGAGATCGATGAGGTGGACGGCACCCCGTTCATCGCCATGGAATTCATTGACGGTCCCATGCTTTCGGAGGAGGTGAAGCGGGGGCCCATGAAACTCGAGGACGTCATCCGGATTGCCCTCCAGATTGCAGGCGCGTTGGGCGCGGCGCACGCCAAGGATATCGTGCACCGGGACATCAAGAGCGCCAACATCATGTTGGCCGGTGACGGGGCTGTCAAGGTGCTGGATTTCGGGCTGGCCAAGACGCAGCAGTCCACACAGCTCACGCGGATGGGCTCCACCCTCGGCACGGTGGCCTACATGAGTCCCGAGCAGGCCCGGGGCGATGAAGTGGACGGTCGCACCGATCTGTACTCGCTGGGAACCGTCATTTACGAGATGGTGGCCGGACGCCTGCCGTTCGGCGGGGAATATGAGCAAGCGGTCGTCTACGGCATCCTGAATGAAATGCCCGAGCCGCTGACGGCGGTCCGGACAGGCGTCCCCATGGAACTGGAGCGCATTGTGTTCAAGGCGCTCGCCAAGGACAAGGAAATCCGGTATCAGACGGCGTCCGGCATTATTGCGGACCTGAAGGCGCTGGCCATCGGGGCCAGCGGCGTTTCCCGTCGAAGTGTGCCGGCCATGTCGGGCGTTGCGTCACCGTCCGGTGTCTCGGCCGCGCCCGCATCCGCCATCGAGACCAGCATCCCGCGCGGCGCATCGGCCCCTGCAGCGTCCCGCCTGCCTGTCTGGATCTGGGCCGCGCTCCCCATCCTGCTCGTTGCCGGCCTGGCCATTGGATGGAAGGTGGGTCCGGTCGGTACGGACTCGAACACCTCCAGCGCCGTCCTCCGGGCCCGGCTGCACCTGCCCGATGCCGGGTCGCCCCTTCGTGCCGACATCACGCCGGACAACCGGTTTGTCTTCTACGCGGCCGTCAATCCGACACGAATATTGGCCTACGACCTGGCCACGGCCACCATCCGGGAAGTGGAACGCTCCGCCAATGGCGTCCGGCCCCACGTTTCACCGGACGGGCGCTGGGTGTATTTCTTCAACAATACCGAGGCCCGTTGGTGGCGCGCACCCGTTTCGGGTGGTGTTGCCGCGCCGGTCATTGGTGGCGAAACCAATCGCCTGATGTCGCCCGGGTTCACGGCCGCGGGTGGCTTTGTCTTCACCGACAGCACGTGGGGACTCTCGGGCGTGGACGAGAACGGACGGGTCACGAAAATTGCCGATCTGGATACGTTGGACGGCCCGACGGGGCTGTTCAATCTGGTTACCGCCCCGGGAGGATCGTTCTCGCTGTACACCACACTGGCACCGGGACTTGTGCCCGTCCGGGTGACCAAGCTGGAAGACGACAAAGACGCCACAGAATACTTGCCGTCGGTCTATGCACACGCCATTACGCCGACGGGCCATCTCCTGACCATCCAGGAAGCACTGAGCGCTCCGTCCCCGCAAACCTACGCCACGCCCATCAACCTGAAAACCGGCGCCGTGGAGGGCGCGACCGTCGCCCTGGGTGCCCGCTCGTTCCCGGCTGTGGTTTCTCCCTCCGGCGTATTGGTGTATGAGGAACTGGGCGATCAGTCCGGCCAGTCCGTGCCCAGCACGCTCTATCGGATTTCGTCCACCGGAAATCCCGAGCGTCAGGCTACCCTTCCGGGGGCCATGTCGTCCGAGTTCAGCATATCCGGCGACGGCAGTCGCGTGGTGGTAAGCGCCATTCCCGAGCTTCGGCAACAAGCCGACGTCTACATCATGGACCTGGAGCGGGAAACCGTGACCCGCCTGACCCGGGAAGGCGGGTATGACTTGCCCGTCTGGGGAGCCGGCGACCGGACCGTCTACTTCGATCAACAACGCGCCGACGGTTGGGTCATTCTCCGGCGCAATGCCGACGGGTCGGGTGCCAATGAGGTCATTCTTCCCGACATCCCGGACATCGGGGATCAGGCGCTTACCCCCGATGGTCGGTACATGGTATTCAACAACGGCCCGCTGGATTTGTACGTCCACGATTTCCAGACGGAGTCCACGCGACTGGTGCTGGATGTGGCAGAAAATTTAACCAAGCCCACACTGTCACCTGACGGCACCTACGTGGCCTTCCTGCGGGGTGGAAGTTCGTGGTGCGGATCCCTGGAGGTCGTGTCGCTGGACGGAACCGGCGAACCCATCCAGATCGTGGAACAGGGCTGCATGCCGAAATGGTCTCCTGACGGATCCGCCATCTTTTCCGAATACCAGGGCACGATTACCCGCACACCGGTTACGACCGAGCCGACGTTCCGTCAACTCGGGCCGTCGGAAGTGGTGTTCACGGGGCCGTCCGGTTTTCAGACCGGAACTGACGGGGCTCTTTATTTCGATGTGGATGCCGGAGGGAATGTCTGGGTGGCGTATCCCGAAAGTCAAGGAGAGCGTGGGGAGATCTGGTTGGTCGTGAACTGGTTCGAGGAACTGAACCGGTTGGCCCCGCGCGACCTCAAGTAG
- a CDS encoding sigma-70 family RNA polymerase sigma factor: protein MPKGSNDNTPSQSSEQDRALVSEALAGRQGAYNELMQKYQGALTRHVQRMVRKQGEVDDLVQECFIKAFSALHSYSSEYAFSTWLYKIATNHTIDYLRKKKLSTLSIDKPFQTKDGEIEYELPDTSYRPDRHIVEDQQRELIQQAIDSLPPKYHKVIVMRHQQDRSYEEIALALDLPLGTVKAHIFRARALLYKYLRDKRHML from the coding sequence ATGCCCAAAGGCTCGAACGATAACACACCGTCACAGTCCAGTGAGCAGGACCGCGCGCTCGTAAGCGAAGCGCTCGCGGGCCGGCAAGGTGCGTACAACGAACTCATGCAGAAGTACCAGGGTGCGCTCACCCGCCACGTACAACGCATGGTCCGCAAACAAGGCGAAGTGGACGATCTGGTCCAGGAGTGTTTCATCAAGGCGTTTTCAGCGCTGCACTCCTATTCGAGCGAATACGCGTTCTCGACGTGGCTCTACAAGATTGCCACGAATCATACCATCGATTACCTGCGCAAGAAGAAGCTGTCGACGCTGTCCATCGACAAGCCGTTCCAGACCAAGGACGGCGAAATAGAATACGAGCTACCCGATACGTCCTACCGGCCCGATCGGCACATCGTGGAAGACCAACAGCGTGAACTCATTCAGCAGGCCATCGATTCGCTGCCGCCCAAATACCACAAAGTCATTGTCATGCGGCACCAGCAGGACCGGTCGTACGAGGAAATCGCCCTGGCCCTGGATTTGCCCCTGGGGACCGTGAAGGCTCATATTTTCCGGGCGCGGGCGCTGTTGTACAAGTATCTGCGCGACAAACGGCACATGTTGTAG